The proteins below come from a single Trachemys scripta elegans isolate TJP31775 chromosome 16, CAS_Tse_1.0, whole genome shotgun sequence genomic window:
- the SMUG1 gene encoding single-strand selective monofunctional uracil DNA glycosylase isoform X2: MGSWPPGGRTLSLEEAGDGSMMEQPDAPLGVTPVAPAFVQGDVLATQFLQAELEQNVRLRELSFLDPICYVYNPLEYAWEPHEDYVRRYCRSPKEVPFGEVRHVREWLQIRGQVSKPAQEHPKRPVLGLECPQTEVSGARFWGLFRSLCPGPEAFFRRCFVHNHCPLLFMSQSGKNLTPADLPAAQRERLLQVCDDGLAQAVRLLSVAMVIGVGRFAEQRARKALASAGLQVRVEGLMHPSPRNPQANRGWEAIAKARLEELHVLPLLTG; this comes from the exons gagatggcagcaTGATGGAGCAGCCGGATGCTCCCCTCGGTGTCACCCCTGTGGCTCCGGCCTTCGTCCAGGGGGACGTCCTGGCCACCCAGTTCCTGCAGGCCGAGCTGGAGCAGAACGTGCGTCTCAGGGAGCTCTCCTTCCTCGACCCCATCTGCTACGTCTACAACCCTCTGGAGTATGCCTGGGAGCCCCACGAGGACTACGTGAGGAGATACTGCCGTTCCCCCAAAGAG GTGCCCTTTGGGGAGGTGCGTCACGTCCGGGAGTGGCTGCAGATCCGCGGGCAGGTGTCTAAGCCGGCCCAGGAGCACCCCAAGAGACCTGTCCTGGGGCTGGAGTGCCCCCAGACAGAGGTGAGCGGTGCCCGCTTCTGGGGCCTCTTCCGCTCGCTGTGCCCTGGCCCTGAGGCCTTCTTCCGCCGCTGCTTCGTCCACAACCACTGCCCGCTGCTCTTCATGAGCCAGAGTGGCAAGAACCTGACGCCAGCCGACCTGCCGGCCGCCCAGCGCGAGCGCCTGCTGCAGGTCTGCGACGACGGGCTGGCCCAGGCCGTGCGCCTGCTCAGTGTTGCTATGGTGATCGGCGTGGGCCGCTTCGCCGAGCAGCGGGCCCGCAAGGCCCTGGCCTCGGCCGGCCTCCAGGTCCGGGTGGAAGGCCTGATGCACCCTTCGCCCCGCAACCCCCAGGCCAACAGGGGTTGGGAGGCCATTGCCAAGGCCAGGCTGGAGGAGCTGCATGTCCTGCCCCTGTTGACGGGCTga
- the SMUG1 gene encoding single-strand selective monofunctional uracil DNA glycosylase isoform X1 — protein sequence MGSWPPGGRTLSLEEAGDGSMMEQPDAPLGVTPVAPAFVQGDVLATQFLQAELEQNVRLRELSFLDPICYVYNPLEYAWEPHEDYVRRYCRSPKEVLFLGMNPGPFGMAQTGVPFGEVRHVREWLQIRGQVSKPAQEHPKRPVLGLECPQTEVSGARFWGLFRSLCPGPEAFFRRCFVHNHCPLLFMSQSGKNLTPADLPAAQRERLLQVCDDGLAQAVRLLSVAMVIGVGRFAEQRARKALASAGLQVRVEGLMHPSPRNPQANRGWEAIAKARLEELHVLPLLTG from the exons gagatggcagcaTGATGGAGCAGCCGGATGCTCCCCTCGGTGTCACCCCTGTGGCTCCGGCCTTCGTCCAGGGGGACGTCCTGGCCACCCAGTTCCTGCAGGCCGAGCTGGAGCAGAACGTGCGTCTCAGGGAGCTCTCCTTCCTCGACCCCATCTGCTACGTCTACAACCCTCTGGAGTATGCCTGGGAGCCCCACGAGGACTACGTGAGGAGATACTGCCGTTCCCCCAAAGAGGTGCTTTTCCTCGGCATGAACCCTGGCCCCTTTGGGATGGCACAGACCGGG GTGCCCTTTGGGGAGGTGCGTCACGTCCGGGAGTGGCTGCAGATCCGCGGGCAGGTGTCTAAGCCGGCCCAGGAGCACCCCAAGAGACCTGTCCTGGGGCTGGAGTGCCCCCAGACAGAGGTGAGCGGTGCCCGCTTCTGGGGCCTCTTCCGCTCGCTGTGCCCTGGCCCTGAGGCCTTCTTCCGCCGCTGCTTCGTCCACAACCACTGCCCGCTGCTCTTCATGAGCCAGAGTGGCAAGAACCTGACGCCAGCCGACCTGCCGGCCGCCCAGCGCGAGCGCCTGCTGCAGGTCTGCGACGACGGGCTGGCCCAGGCCGTGCGCCTGCTCAGTGTTGCTATGGTGATCGGCGTGGGCCGCTTCGCCGAGCAGCGGGCCCGCAAGGCCCTGGCCTCGGCCGGCCTCCAGGTCCGGGTGGAAGGCCTGATGCACCCTTCGCCCCGCAACCCCCAGGCCAACAGGGGTTGGGAGGCCATTGCCAAGGCCAGGCTGGAGGAGCTGCATGTCCTGCCCCTGTTGACGGGCTga
- the SMUG1 gene encoding single-strand selective monofunctional uracil DNA glycosylase isoform X3: MMEQPDAPLGVTPVAPAFVQGDVLATQFLQAELEQNVRLRELSFLDPICYVYNPLEYAWEPHEDYVRRYCRSPKEVLFLGMNPGPFGMAQTGVPFGEVRHVREWLQIRGQVSKPAQEHPKRPVLGLECPQTEVSGARFWGLFRSLCPGPEAFFRRCFVHNHCPLLFMSQSGKNLTPADLPAAQRERLLQVCDDGLAQAVRLLSVAMVIGVGRFAEQRARKALASAGLQVRVEGLMHPSPRNPQANRGWEAIAKARLEELHVLPLLTG, translated from the exons aTGATGGAGCAGCCGGATGCTCCCCTCGGTGTCACCCCTGTGGCTCCGGCCTTCGTCCAGGGGGACGTCCTGGCCACCCAGTTCCTGCAGGCCGAGCTGGAGCAGAACGTGCGTCTCAGGGAGCTCTCCTTCCTCGACCCCATCTGCTACGTCTACAACCCTCTGGAGTATGCCTGGGAGCCCCACGAGGACTACGTGAGGAGATACTGCCGTTCCCCCAAAGAGGTGCTTTTCCTCGGCATGAACCCTGGCCCCTTTGGGATGGCACAGACCGGG GTGCCCTTTGGGGAGGTGCGTCACGTCCGGGAGTGGCTGCAGATCCGCGGGCAGGTGTCTAAGCCGGCCCAGGAGCACCCCAAGAGACCTGTCCTGGGGCTGGAGTGCCCCCAGACAGAGGTGAGCGGTGCCCGCTTCTGGGGCCTCTTCCGCTCGCTGTGCCCTGGCCCTGAGGCCTTCTTCCGCCGCTGCTTCGTCCACAACCACTGCCCGCTGCTCTTCATGAGCCAGAGTGGCAAGAACCTGACGCCAGCCGACCTGCCGGCCGCCCAGCGCGAGCGCCTGCTGCAGGTCTGCGACGACGGGCTGGCCCAGGCCGTGCGCCTGCTCAGTGTTGCTATGGTGATCGGCGTGGGCCGCTTCGCCGAGCAGCGGGCCCGCAAGGCCCTGGCCTCGGCCGGCCTCCAGGTCCGGGTGGAAGGCCTGATGCACCCTTCGCCCCGCAACCCCCAGGCCAACAGGGGTTGGGAGGCCATTGCCAAGGCCAGGCTGGAGGAGCTGCATGTCCTGCCCCTGTTGACGGGCTga